ATGTCCAATTGTTTGACCAAGGAATGTGAAttgggcttttccaaactcacttttggctaggtttaccacccaactcaagtcgatcgaataactccatcagatgcttcaaatgttctttcaatgtctgactaaaaatcaccaaATTGCCGATGTATACCACACGATTGGgcaatcctgaaatgactttgttagttaaccgttgaaatgtggctggggcgtttttcatgccaaatggcataactttgaactggTACATACCATCTGGAGCCACAAAAGCGGAAATCTCCTTCACCATTTTGAATAAAGATACCTGTCAGTAAATTCAGTTTGGAGATAAAATCTGATTATCCCATGTTCTCAATGTAGTCCTCTAACCGTGGGATAAGATAAGAGTCTgttctgcattaacctttctatagtccacacacaattgttggttaccttcaatatgggtgagctccactcgctgtaacccacttcaattatgccttttttttttgtttgtttttaaaaatttagagtacccaattcattttattcaattaaggggcaatttagcttgttcaatccacctaccttgcacatctttgtgttgggggggacggaacccacgcagacacggggagaatgtgtaaactccacacagacagtgacccagagccgggatcgaccctgggaccttggcgccgtgagactgcagtgctaaccactgagccaccgtgctatccttaattatgctatttttaagcatactttcaattccTTTctgaacctgtgccaattttatagcgttaagtctatatggatgttgtttcattggaacagcatttcccacatctacatcatgtataaccattttagtacttcccaacttactTCCACAAACTTGGCCATGTGATATTAATAATTCTTTCAGATCAGTtcctttttcctctggaaggtaactcaataatttattccaattttaagaacatcctcgatatccaatttaatttgacgaatgtcaaattcagagtcatctggatttggttcttcactttgagttataatcactaaaacctcctccttttgccctccttccctttcaaaatatcttttaagcatattcacatgacacactcggtgagttttccttctatctggcattcttgccaaataattcacctcactcaatttcctttcaatctgataaagttcacaaaaccttgcttttaaaggttcacctaccactggtaacaatactaaaaccttgtctccactggcaaaactaggaACTTTTGCTTACCGTCCACttcctgtttcatcacatgctgtgcaacttttaaatgttgtctaaccaattcacctgctcgatttaatcgttccctaaaatttgacacggaatccaataatgtaatttcagactgctcactcaccaatttttccttaatcaatttaagtggttctCTTACCTCATGATCACAATTTAGTTCAGAAGGACTGAATTTGTTTGACTCGTTAGGtgtatccctaattgcaaacagtacaaatggaattcctttatcccaatcctctgggtaATCTTGACAAGAAGCCCTCAAATTAGCATCTGAACGTTCTAACGCTCcgtgcaattctggatggtatgcagttgatttaaattgttttactcctaagctatccataaccttcttgaataaccttgaggtaaaatttgatccttgatccgattgtatttctgtggggagTCCATGTCTAGTAAAATTTTAATTAACTCCCCACAATCATTTTtgctgtaatattgcgtactggaatggcctctggaaacccagAAGAGTTAAAaggtattgattcccacttttcattttgaaatgaaatgaaaatgaaaattgcttattgtcacgagtaggcttcaatgaagttactgtgaaaagcccctagtcaccacattccggcgcctgtccggggaggctggtacgggaatcgaaccgtgctgctggtctgcttggtctgctttaaaagccagcgatttagcctggtgagctaaaccacacaatcaattaagaccctggtaaaaggttcctcaaatgctggaatgggtattaagggcgctggttttatcactgcttgaggtttccctatcacttgacatgtgtgacatgatcgacaaaatttaactataaCTTTATGTAGGCGacgccaataaaaatgtttttgtattttagcttgagttttccttactcccaaatgatctcccactggtacctcatgtgcaacttgcaacatctcctttctataccttaccggcaatactacttgatgaacatctgcccacttttcattcgcctgcatatgtaaaggtctccattttctcattaagacatcatttttaaggtaataacacTCCGGTTtatactcagattcctcttccgtgtatgtttTCTGatccatctgttttatttctacatctttctgttgtaaatctgcaactttcctgaactaaaaatatccacctcatcctccacctgttcgtgttcttttccaaccatctgatcaaaaatcgtttctgataattcaaCTTCAACttgatcttcactctttgattactcctcttgtcttaacctgtgactttgcaaccttgttactacacaatccggagaaatcccaggatattcgtccttcaacacttcagttttttgattttccactggcttttcaaccacagaaGGCATCGTACCCACATgccatccagctatatcattacgcaaaataaactgtattcctggacaagattgtTTTTCCAATACTCCTACcagcacttcaccactcttcactgaactCTTCAACCTCACCTTATATAACGGAACACGGCTCtactcaccctgaattccacatattaccaccttttctggcaatattccttccAAACTACATtagtcctcatctcttaccatcaaagttTGACTAGCTCTCATATCTCTTAAAATCTGACTTCTTTGTCTAttcctcctggtacacatgagtaaactttacccacacaagtaaattatttaaagaggtctggtaccttcttatcaatcaccttttGATCAGGTTGTacattcttttgcacctccttcacttcaattGGACTTTCCTGTACcattttaacaaaccccactggcttatcctgttttaccacatcagccttcccagtgcttttcttaaactcccaacactgtgactttacatggcctagtttattacagtgaaaatatctgaaacttttcatttctcttccatcctcatgaatttcttttttaatctgaggtacactatccttattatctcccattagaCCTCCTTTACCTTTATCCCtctcaggctgaaactgatgtcggaaaccaaaatttgatttatgaactaattcataatcatctgccatttctgctgctaatctcgcagttttaaccctctgctcttccacatgagttctcactatatcaggaattgaatttttaaactcctccaaaattataatttctctaagagcttcatacgtttggtctattttcaaagcccttatccacctatcaaaattactctgtttgatcctttcaaacgctATGTatatttgaccaggttctttccttaaatttctatacCTTTGTCTGTGGACTTCAGGCATTAGTTCATATGCACATAGGGTGGATTTTTTCACCCCTCATACGTCCCAGAAACCTCCtccgatagtgatgcaaacacttcactggcTCTACCTAcgaactttgtttgaatcagtaatacccacatgtcctaggGCCATTTTAGTTGTAtaaccaccttctcaaatgaaatgaaaaaggcttctacaccCTTCTCATCAAacacttggcaatgcttggacatatttaaatagatccccaccaagccttcgactatgaacctcttgctctttctcactgtcctcatcagtatcctcagactgtacttttctctttacctccgccaattttaactgacgttCATTATTCATGACCAGTTTCcgaagttcaaagtctctctctttgtctttttccttttcctctctctccttttcttgtgCCCTAATCTGCAATTCAAGcatctttaattctttttcaggtTCAATGGtttgatctgtaattgaatgtTTGCCTTTTCCAATGAATGTGTGTGTCAGGCAAGTTTAAATGCAATTACCCCTTCTTTTCGTATTTTGTCAGGCGATGTTGACTGCAATGTTTTTTGCCAATTCTAAAAGCCTTGTTTTAATCTCCATTTGTAAGGTCCTGCGCATGACCGTCTCCACCTACAAAaacatctgagcctctgaaagagccattatcTACAATACTATTTAAACTTAaatacaacacctgaaaagcaaacacaaaaatgctcacccctcactgtctataAGTTCACTatgccaacccaatcacgaaagatataATTTTATCACAGACGATTCCCCAATTTGTTATGAGCCAAAGCTTAGAAACTCTAAAGTGTATTGTGTAGTTTACTTGACTAATAGCCTTGATGTTGAATTTGGAGAGAGCACAAAAGCCTTCgcctcaggtgtgattcatcagactcccTGGGCACTTCAATcattattctaagaatgtagttaacatatatcaCAGCAATAATttgtatcaattacaaacataaagacaccacacagctgcagtaatctatgtataacacttaatgaattcccccttaactgttccaattcaataacaaagtcCAATAAACCTTAAAACCCTATTCAGGagggtggcccagcacactgtattctcacttgaatggggctGGTCCTTTCCCTCAGTATTTGATCCAGtctcaaccagcagattcaaactcctccggaaagcaaactatgggcaggattctcccaacgggagaaaaactggagtgttttactctggcatcggcgcccgttcccagacccctaatCTCCGCCCTccatggggctagcaggggggTTGCGCGATTTACGGGGGTGGGGCCTCAgtgcggcgtcagagacccggcgccgtgtAAAAGACGCGGCACCTTGTGTCCCAGTTGGGCCAGcgtcaactagcgcatgcgcggtgtccatcctcccccaggccgccctgcACAAAAATGGCACATGGATCCAGGCCTGccggcggaagaaaggaggccagccgacagagaggctggcccgccgattggtggggccCGATCACATACCAGACCACTCCGGAGGGCCTCCACGGGGTTGGAACCCCCCAACTGCCTCAGGTATCTGGCAGCTCTTCAGCCAACTTCATCAGCTCTGCCCATCGCAGCCATGCCTTTAACTTCAATGTTCAAATTCCCCTTCCGTTTTATCTTCAGACTTCCTGGAATTTCTCTTCATGCCCTAGTTTCGGGAATGACCTGTTCTTTCATTTCTGGGACTTGTTTTCCATAGAATAGGattcttacaatgcagaaggaggccatttggcccattgagtctgcacaaaccctctgaacgagcaccctgcCTAGTCTCACTCACCCCACCTTATCCTTGCAACTCCACCTaaactgaacatctttggaatgtgggaggaaacaagagcacctggaggaaacccatgcagacacggggagaacgtgcagactccgcacaggcagttacccgctgagaggcagcaaatgctaaccactgtatcactgcAAAAACCAACTTGCCTATTACCCTGTGGTTCTGCCTCTGGCAGAGCCACCTTCTCTCTCACGACGTAACAACTCAAAAGGTCCTTTGAACTTAAAGGTGGCCCCTGGTTCCTCGGCAACTTCCCAATACTTCTCGCAAGCTGATGTTTACTTTTCCCGGTGCAAATTCTCTCAGACATGGTTTGAAAATGAAACCAGAACCCGATAATGCATTTACCTTTGTCGATCACGAGTTTTACCCTTTCctacacagaaacacaaaatgaAACTCACTAAATTTTATTCCTTATTCTTAACATCCAACATAGATCATTCAAAAGCAGCTCtgcttgggcggcacagtagcacagtgggtatcactgttgcttcacagctccagggtcccaggttcgattcccggtttggatcactgtctatgtggagtctgcactttctccctgtgtctgtgtgggtttcctccgggtgctccgatttcctcccacaagtcaccaaaagacgtgctgttaggtaatttggacattctgaattctcccgccatttacccgatcaggtgccggaatgtggcgacgaggggattttcacagtagcttcattgtagtgttaatgtaagcctacttgtgacaatcaacattattattattattcctgacGCCTTGCCCACTGGATTACCAGCCAAGTAATGTTATCCCCTATTTTACAGTCTCTTCCATATGAACTCAAATATGTTCACATGAAGTGCTCATGACATATTCGCAGATCCCAACTCAGAAGAGGGTGACTGGGAGACTAAACTGCAGCCCACCATCCCTCTGGCACAGCCCCTCCCCAAATCACAGCTGGCCTTGGTCGCAATGAAACGGCACCTTTCCCCCAAAGACAATTGGCACCCCTGCTAATTGTTATAAAATTGCACCGTCTGGACTCATACCCAGAGCGAAGACTGGGAGTGCAGACATCATGTCTCCAGTTCCCCAGCAGAGTAAGTCCACCCGTTTTGGCCTCAATCGCTATTGTTCCAGTGCCACGCCTAGTCACCCCACATCAACTGCGACGCACAAGGCAATGGTCCCTGTCCTTAATCTCCCAATGGCTCCACAGAAACAGTTAGTCTACAGCCGCGTCGGCGCAACGTGGCCCCCAACCATTCTGGTTCAATCTCGATGCTAACCAATGATATTGCTCACCATCACTTGCAGTGGTACATCGGTATGAGTCAGAGATCATCATCGTCCCTGTCCTACTGCTCGGGGCATCGTTCTTCGTTGGATTTTGTATCGTCTGGATGATCTGCCGGAGAAAGAGGGAGGGCGACAGTGAGCCACAAAGAGGTAAAGAACATCGCTACAGCTCGTCACCATTTCCACACAACAAAAAtacagcattctctcagtactaaCACACCGACAGTATGGCACGTTCTTTGTATTGGCCCTCTGACACTGTGGCACTCCCTTAGCATTGgtcctccgacagtgtggcactccctcagtactgaccctctgaaagtgtggcactccctcagtactgaccctctgacagtgcggcacttcctcagtactgtccctctgacagtgtggcactccctcagtactgaccctctgaaagtgtggcactccctcagtactgaccatccaaCAGTGAGGCacttcctcaatactgaccctctgacagtgtggtactcactcagtactgatcctctgacagtgtggtactcactcagtactgatcctctaacATTGCAGCGCttgcacagtactgaccctctgacagtgcagcattccctcagtactgatcctctgacattgcagcacttgcacagtactgaccctctgacagtgcagcaccccctcattactgatcccctgacagtgcggcactccctcagtactgacgctttgCCAGTGCAGTAGTGACTCTCTGACTGTGCAAAATTTCcacagtactgactctgacagtgccaagctccttcagtactgcccctctgcctgtgcggtactccctcagtactgaccctctgacagtacggcactccctcagtactgaccttccgaCAGTGCGACTCTCccccaggactgaccctctgacagtgcggcactcagtcAGTACTGACCACtcaaaagtgcagcactcccgagtactgaccctccgactgtgcagcacaccctcaatactgaccctccaacagtgcggcacaccctcagcactgacccactgacagtggggCCATTTGTTCATCCTGTTcctctgatagtgcagtactccctcagtgctcaccctctgacagtgcagcactcacacaGAACTGACTCTCGGACAGTGGTGAATTCCTTCAGTTCGGTCCCTCTgccagtgcgacactccctcggtactgacccaccGGCAGTggggctctccctcagtactgaccctctgacagtgcggcactccctcagtactgaccctctgacagtgcggcactccctcagtactgaccctctgacagtgcggcactccctcagtactgaccctctgacagagcagcactcccgcagtactgaccctctgacagtgcagcactccctcagtactgaccctctgacagtgcagcactccctcaatactgaccctctgacagtgcagcgctccctcagtactgaccctctgacagtgcagcacttcctcagtactgaccctctgacagtgcagcactccatcagtactgaccctctgacagtgcagcacaacctcagtactgaccctctgacagtgcagcactccctcagtactgaccctctgacagtgcagcacaacctcagtactgaccctctgacagtgcagcactccctcagtactgaccctctgacagtgcagcactccctcagtactgaccaactGATGGTGCATAtctccttcagtactgatcctcGAACACTGCGGCATCACTCAGCACCATGTACGTAGAGCGacgtttactctgtatcttaacCCGTTAGTTGCCCTGGTTTGTTTTGATGGGGACACtatagagggggctttactctgtatctaaccctgtgctgtatctgtcctgggagtgtttgatggggacagtgtagagggagctatactctgtatctaacctcgtgctgttcctgtcctgggagtgtttgatggggacagtgtagagggggctttactctgtatctaaccccgtgctgtacctgtcctgggagtatttgatggggacagtgtagagggagctttactctgtatctaatcccgtgctgtacctgtcctgggagtgtttgatggggacagtgtagagagagctttactctgtatctaaccctgtgctgcatctgtcctgggagtgtttgatggggacagtgtagagggagctttactctgtatctaaccccgtgctgtacctgtcctgggagtgtttgatggggacagtgtagagggagctttactctgtatctaaccccgtgctgtacctgtcctgggagtgtttgatgggacagtgcagaggaagctttactctgtatctaaccccgtgctgtacctgtcctgggagtgtttgatggggacagtgtagaggtagctttactctgtatctaaccccgtgctgtacctgtcctgggagtgtttgatggggacagtgtagagggagctttactctggatctaaccccatgctgtagctgtcctgcaaATGTTTAATGGGGGACAGTTTCAGGGGGTTCTTTGTTCCTTGCGCTGGGCCAGTTTTGTCTGACTAGTTTACCCTCTCATTTTCAGGACCCTCTGGGAGTGGCAGGACCGACCGTGCGACCGACCGCCACAATCTCACATTGGGCGTGTCCAGCCCGAATGGCACCCACATGCAATTGGACCCAGTTCTGAGCCAGTGGCAGATCCCCCatgagaggctggtgggaggatTAAAGAGGATCACCCAGGGGAGATTTGGCACCATTTACCAGACTCAACTCACCTCAGGCGAAGTTGGCAAGGAACGAACCGTGGTCCTGAAGGAGTGTGACGGTATGTCAATGCTTTGTCTCAGTtgctgttatgacaccctgggataGTGCGCGGTCAACTCCATCCCAACAggtcccagagtcacaacacaactgAATTTGCCAAGAATTctgataaaaatacccaaagtctttgtccCTTAGCTGCCTCATAATtaaagtcaccaggtttgtaaatgtaaacacaattactgtttatttataacaggaactgtgatgaaatatgcagcagataCAAATGGTTAACTGTTGGCTAATACCCAGTTCCCACTTTAACTTTAGCCCTCTGCCCACATATAGaagacagacaaatacagagggATGGAAAGGGGAAGGAATTGTCTTAGTTCCAGATGATAGTTTTAGCACACTTTCCTTCACAGCgagcttgtagattaaagcctttggtTTGCAGCCTGCAATGatcttctctgtagattcataTGTTCTGGGTCTCTGCAGTTTAGAAAACGCAGTTctcacagcttttctggagagagagcgagagcgagcggcATTTCTGGGGCGGGTTAGCAGGTTCTGGACTTTGCCTGCACAGCCTGTAAATGGTTCTCCTGTACATCGATTCATCCAGGCTCTCTACAAGTTCAGAATCACAGCTTTCCATGAGAAAAAGGGGCAGTATGAGATAGCAGATCCTTTCCCCAGGGCTGCCAAGGTCAGAGCAGCGACCTTGACACTCTGAAAAGCATACCAGTGGGAAGAAATCCAATCACCACCCATTACCTGGCACGgtgcagccttttgggccaattcaaacacACCAAGTCCtcgtccatctctctctccctctctggtgCCCAAAAGTCTGCAGCTtctgtttaaaccagcacagcTGTCGGATTTTTCGTGctcgaattaaaggcacaggcttcTTGCGTTAAAGACACAGGTCCATTAATCATGCATGTATAAAAAAATCGAATGGCAAAGGTAACATAGAAGGGCAAGATGGGATTGTACAGGACAAACCCTAAGCGGAGATTACCTGTAACAGGCtcacaaggggctgaatggctccctcctgttcctgtgtaactattggtgaggggctgaatggttctCGGCGTTTCCTGACCACTTTCTGGTTTTGCTTTCAGAGTCGGCAGAAGCCTCTTTGATGTCCGAGTTCCTGGCCAGGGTAAAGTTTCACGCTTCCCTCGGCCAGCACCCCAACCTGGTGGAGATGATTGGCTGCTGCACTGACCGCTCACCCCTTTATCTCGTGCTGGGCAACATGAATCGTGGCAACCTCCTCCAATTCCTCTGGACCTGTCGCAAGGTGAGGAGAGGGGGGCTCCCATACCCACTGTGGGGGGGTTCCTATACCCACCGTCGGTGGCTCCCATACCCACTGTGGGGGGGTTCCTATTACCCACCGTTGGGGGCTCCCATACCCACTGTGGGGGGTTCCTATACCCACCGTCCGGGGCTCCCATACCCACCGTTGGGGGCTCCCATACCTACTGTGGGGGGTTCCTATACCCACCTTCGGGTGCTCCCATACCTACTGTGGGGGGTTCCTATACCCGCCGTCAGGGGCTCCCATACCTACTGTGGGGGAGGTGCTCCCATacccaccatggggggggggggggagctcccaAACCCACCGTGAGGGGGGAATCTCCCATTCCCaccatgggggagggaggggagcaaCCATACCcaccgaggggtggggggatctCCCATACACACCGTGCAAAGCTTCCTGCAGCTGAGGAGCGGGAGGCGTGTCCCTCCGATGGGATGAGGGGAGACTCCATCCTGAGGGAGTTCAGTTCCGAGGGGAGGTGGCGCTGAGTGAAGCGAGGAGTGATTGGCTGGTCTACATTACGGGGAATACGGTTGTTTGCGATGTGATGCGGGAATTGTTTAGGGGGGGGCTGGTTTACTGGGGGAGGGGCGGcatcgggggatggggtgggggcttaTTTGAGCATTTTAGTCACGAGAGTTTTCTTAGATTTCACTTGTCCAACTTGGATCCGAGGAAtgtgggaggagggatggggtagaggggggaggggacaggggcGGGAAATATGGGGAGAGGAAAAGATGGGGAGGGATGGATAGTGTGAGGGGGAGATGGGTGGAGagtaggggggagaggggaggagggagttgtgaggaatgggagtgggggggaagaagggaagagtttgggagggggagacgggtggagaatgggaggggggtcacaggagggggaggggtggagaatgtGGGGGATGAAACGACAAAGAGGgaagggtggagagagggaggggtagaCAAGAGAAGGGGAGGgttggagagtgggagggggacatggaagaggggtggagagtgggagggtggagacggaggacggATGGAGAGTGGGAAGGGGaagacagaggagggggaggcaggaGTCGGGGTTACAAAAAacattttgttcttcttcctcaggACGTTATGAAGTTGGAGGAAGCTCCATATGATGTAACGGAACGCCAAGTTTATAACATCGCCATCCAGGTGGCCAGCGGTCTGGTGAGATATTCTTGCAGAATCTGAATTGCTAACAGGAAAGTAACATgctggagggctgaatggcctcctcctgttccattgtaacaggctggagagggaatgaatggcctcctcctgttcttgtgtaacaggcacaagaggggctgaatagcctcctcctcttcctgtgtaacaggcttgagagggactgaatagcctcctcctgttcctatgtatcaggctcgagaggggctgaatagcctcctcctgttcctgtgtaacaggcttgagaggggctgaatagtctcctcctgtttctgtgtatcagacaggagaggggctgaatggcctcctcctgtttctgtgtatcAGGcaagagaggggctgaatggcctctcctgttGCTGCTCAGCATTTTGACGAATATCTTTCTATCTTGGAGCAGGAATGTCTCCAGCAGAAGGGACTGATTCATGGTGATGTAGCTGCCCGGAATATCCTGCTCAGTGATGATTTCAATGCAAAGTTAACTGGTCTACACATTCCCTTCGAGATCCAGCGAGCGGGAGTAATTCGCTCGCACGTGTCAGTCCCCATCAAGTGGCAGTCGCCCGAGAGAATAATGAAGAAACCACTGACTCCAAAATCAGACGTGTGAGTTCCTGCAGTCAGACAGGAGTACGGTCAAGTGGACGGAGGGAAGAGAGAAGACGGGCAATCTGTAGCTCAGGAAGATACAGGAGACAGATACTAAGAGAGAgaccgaaagagagagagagaccgagagggagagagagactaagagggagagagatatcgagagagagagagacagagagagagagagagagactgagaaagagagagagagacctggagagagagagaccgagcgggagagagaggctgagagagacagcgtgaaagagagagagaccgagcgggagagagaggctgagagagacagcgtgaaagagagag
The sequence above is drawn from the Scyliorhinus canicula chromosome 16, sScyCan1.1, whole genome shotgun sequence genome and encodes:
- the LOC119950781 gene encoding tyrosine-protein kinase STYK1-like; its protein translation is MVSMASDEPRNLDPSSSPCAKDNQLCVVHRYESEIIIVPVLLLGASFFVGFCIVWMICRRKREGDSEPQRGPSGSGRTDRATDRHNLTLGVSSPNGTHMQLDPVLSQWQIPHERLVGGLKRITQGRFGTIYQTQLTSGEVGKERTVVLKECDESAEASLMSEFLARVKFHASLGQHPNLVEMIGCCTDRSPLYLVLGNMNRGNLLQFLWTCRKDVMKLEEAPYDVTERQVYNIAIQVASGLECLQQKGLIHGDVAARNILLSDDFNAKLTGLHIPFEIQRAGVIRSHVSVPIKWQSPERIMKKPLTPKSDVWSFGVLLFEMISLGSPPYPDLSVSSVLQYLQRGHRMSQPATCKAPLYSLMKQCWQWRANTRPTITEVGKRLHNNQRAACDRLVLQVPDQIEPEIYANVAGTWGIEWQRDYTVL